The Vibrio coralliilyticus genome segment CCCGAGTCATAAGCACTGTAGTTAATCCACTGTGTTGCAATGACACCGCCGTCTTGTGGCGATAATAAGAGATCAAAAGTAGGCTCTACATTCTCCAGCCATAAGGTATTTTTACTCCATTGCCACTGACTCCAGCTAGTAGGATTCAAACTCCAATGAAACATGATGTTATGCTGCACCAGATTGATATGGTTGAGCCCCTGAGCGTACGAATGTGAAAGACCAGCGGTGCTGGAACTTTCTGATAAAGCAGCCGCTCTTTCCAGTCCCTGACGCCAATCCTCTTTGCTCCATGCCCGATTGTCATACCAATATTCGACAATGATTTGATTGCCGGCTTGGCTAGCCCAATTAAGCCCAACCAAACCTTGAAAGCCACTACTTTTGTTAGCCAGAATCACTGGTGAGTAGAGGCCTTGCTGCTCAAACCCTAGGTAGTCTCTCTGGTACACAAAAGAAGCGTGGTACGCCCATGACGTATCATAAACAGACACCATGGATCCGCCAATTAAGCCTTGTCTTACATCGTCATAGTAAGCAATGCCCTGCCATTCCGTCTCGTCTGTCAGCCAGTAACGACGCAGACCAATGCCCTGTTGCTCAGTTCTTTGTTCGAGCTCGCTAGACTCTTGCTTTGTCCAGCTGGAATCGCTGTAAAGCAAACTCCACTCTCCCGAAAGGTCAAAATATGATGCCATTGCGACACCTGCGCCCTCCTCTACCTGAATTCCCACTGGGTTGCGCCGATAAGGTTTGAACAAGTCTAAGGGGCGATATCCATACCCTACTCCCCAATCAAGGCGGACTTTACCCAGCGTCATATCAACCGGCAGTACGCCTGTCTCCCAGACGCCTTGCCAAAATAGCTCCTGAACAATCAACTCACTATCAGCAGAGTCGGATGAGTTGCTCGACGCCAGTTGACTACTCTTTGCTGCTAACAGGCCGCTCCAATTTTGCCACTCGGCTTGCACACGAAGCAACGCGTCTAGCTGCTCAGTGTGCGACGCCGTATGTGGTTCAAACCAGACGGAATCTCTGTGCTGATTCTGGCTACCACTGACCGTCCAGTCCCAGTTGAAACTTGGCTGAGCAAGGCCACTGCCTGGAACCATTGCTGCCAACGCGAAAATCAAACGACAATTCACGTTACAGCTCCGACAGTGCGTTACGTGTCAAAAATGCCGGAATATAGTACTTATCTTCAAGTTGATGAGCCGTCACTTGCTGATATTCAATGACCGTTTTCTTCGCTGGCTGAATCTTGTCAATCAAGGTCATGCTCACGACTCTTGACTGGCCATCGCGCTCACCCTGCTCAAACAATGCCTGCTTAGCCAGCTTGCCAGATTTTAAGTACAAGTCGGCTTTGATCGGGAAATCGCTCTCCGATTCCAACCATAATTCGATGCGATCGTAACTCGCACCTTGAGTTACAGACTGCAGAGAAAGCTGGTTTGCCAGCACTGGCCGCTCATTGATGGTCAAGGTTTCCTGAGCCGTCAGCGTTGCTCGGTAATCCTGACTCCAAGTGAGAGTAGATACATCGCCAATGGAGGCTTCACCGAGTAGCTTTTGCATTGGTGTTATACGGATCGGGCGACGACTTTTAGGCATCACTAGCCAATAGTTGTCTCCCAACATCAACATCTTTTGCCCCGCTTCAACCGGTGACTTAAACACAACCAAAGACTCTCGTTCGGGGCGCGTATAAACATTGTATTGGCGTGTTTTATCCAGCTCTCCGTTTTTATACAAGGTAACGAGAGAAACCACTTTGGCGGACGCCGTATCAAGGCGATAGGCATCTGCATTTTTGACCATGGTGGCCGTGTCATTAGCGAACGCACCAATACTCAACAGACTCAATCCGATGACGATAGAAAGTGATTTAAACATAGGTCAATGCCTCCGTTATCGGCTTATTGACACCCTTTCGGGCGGATAGAAACGCAGCGAGAATGCAAATCGCCATGACACCCAATGCGCTATAACTCAGCAGCTCGGGTGAAAAATAGATATTGAGTGGATAACCGTCGGTTCGACCCGGTGGTGGTGGCATTTGCACATCCACCACCATCAGGACAATACTGGTGAAGGCAGTCAAAAGCCCGCCCAAGAGTGTGCCGATGCCAGCTAACAGTGCTGCTTCGCGCACAAACCCCGCCACGATTTCCGCAGGATATGTGCCTAATGCGGACAAGGTTCCGATTTCTCGCGTTCTTTCCGTCACCGACATTGTCATGGTGTTAAACAGAGCAACGAACACCACCAGCGACATCACCGCCCCCATAATGCCGAAGATTCGATCATATAAGTCTTTCACTTTGGTGTAGAAAAAGGCTCTTTGCTGCCACGGCGTGACTTCCAGTGCTTGACTATGTGGTAAAGAAGCGAGTCGTTCTTCCACCCAACTCTGAAGCTTCAATGTGTTCTGTGTTTCGTAGAGGAAGACCGACAAGGTACTCACTTTATCGCTCACCAGCAGTTCCTGTACCGATTCAATATGCAGGTATAGCTGACGCTTATCTAAGTCCGGTACACCCGTTGAATAGATACCATGAACTTTAAAGTCGAGTGCATTCAACGCGCCGTCACTCGTCGTCGCAAGCACGGTGATCCAGTCACCAATTGATACGTTGAGGTTACGGGCCAAATCGACGCCCAGCATCACCTCAGGCTCCGAGGGTTGATACCGCGAAGAGCGAATATCAGACAAGGTTTTACCCTGACGCACGTCGAGAAACGGCCCCTTCATATCGAACTCACGTTCATTCACGCCAGTACCGACAAAAATGGTCGATTTATTGCCATTTGAGACCAGCCCTGTGAACTCAATCCTAGGCTGAATGCCTCGTATATCCGGATTCGATATCAGTTGCTTGTAGATCGCAGCGCTGTCTTCCAGACCATTCGTCAATGGCATGTCTTCATCTTTCTCGAAAAATCCGGGAATGCTGATTGTCAGATGGCCCGTATCCCGCGCTGTTGATTCTTGGAGTGATTCATAGGTGTAAAGCCCAAACCCACCCGCTGACGTCAAAGCAAAAACGGCAATCGTGATGATAAGAGCGGACAACACACTGCGACGACGATTTCGCAGCAAATTCAGATACGCTATGCGCACTGATTGAGGAACTAACTGGCCCATTTCATCGCCTCCTCGCTTATTCTGCCATCCACCAACGAGAGTGTGCGGTCACACTGATTCGCCATTCGCTGATCATGCGTAGCCACAATGAAGGTCGTTCCCAACTCATGACCAAGGGTTTTCATCAGCTCAATCACACGCTGTGCGGTATGGCTATCCAGACTGGCGGTTGGCTCATCGGCAATAACCAGCTTGGGTTGATGCACCAGCGCCCGTGCAATGGCGACGCGCTGTTGTTGACCACCCGAGAGATGATCAGGTCGATGGTGAGCAAACTCTTCCAACCCCACTTTGCCAAGCATTTCCATGGCGAGCCGTTGCTGCTGTTTGGCAGAGTATCCGTTCAACATTAGTGGGTACGCCACGTTTTCCCATGCACTCATTACGGGAACCAAGTTAAAGCGCTGGAATACAAAGCCCATGCTGGTCCGCCTCAATTGCGCCGATTGTTGTGGCTCTTTCGGGTATGCCGAACCATCGAACGTAACCAAACCTTCATACTCATTATCAAGCAAACCAAGAATATTCAGTAGCGTGCTTTTGCCAGAGCCTGACGGGCCACAAAGCGCGACCATTTCACCATTACTGATTTCGCCAGTGACGTTGCTGAGTGCCTCCACTCGCTGCTGACCGAGTTGGTACTGCTTGGCTAGATTTTGAAACTGCAACATGCTCTCTCCTTAGGCGTTATTGGCCAGCGCTATCGCTTGTAACGTCATCGGATGTTGGCCATTAAGCGCTGACATTTCCTGTGCCCATTTTTGTGCCTGTAAGCTGTCTTCTGCGCGAATAGCGGCCTGAATGGCGTAGATGTAAACCCAGGCAATCGCATCAAAGGATTGAGACGTAAATGCTTGTTCAGAGAGAAGCCCCGAATACAGTTCATAACCACGTTCGAAATGATTGAACATGTCGGGCAATGATGTATAGGTCGCCGCCGCAACGGCTCTTGCCAATAGTGACTCTGGCAGCCCCTGACGAATCTCTTGCAGCGGAACAGGGGTTGTATCATCCGATAGCATATCCAACCCTTTGGCAATCGTACCCAGCCCTTGCTCGACGTATTTCATCTTGTTCCAAGGAAGAAAAGCATCGCGTCCCATCAAGGTTTGTGTGCTACCGAGATAGACTAATGTCAGA includes the following:
- a CDS encoding outer membrane lipoprotein-sorting protein — translated: MFKSLSIVIGLSLLSIGAFANDTATMVKNADAYRLDTASAKVVSLVTLYKNGELDKTRQYNVYTRPERESLVVFKSPVEAGQKMLMLGDNYWLVMPKSRRPIRITPMQKLLGEASIGDVSTLTWSQDYRATLTAQETLTINERPVLANQLSLQSVTQGASYDRIELWLESESDFPIKADLYLKSGKLAKQALFEQGERDGQSRVVSMTLIDKIQPAKKTVIEYQQVTAHQLEDKYYIPAFLTRNALSEL
- a CDS encoding ABC transporter permease — protein: MGQLVPQSVRIAYLNLLRNRRRSVLSALIITIAVFALTSAGGFGLYTYESLQESTARDTGHLTISIPGFFEKDEDMPLTNGLEDSAAIYKQLISNPDIRGIQPRIEFTGLVSNGNKSTIFVGTGVNEREFDMKGPFLDVRQGKTLSDIRSSRYQPSEPEVMLGVDLARNLNVSIGDWITVLATTSDGALNALDFKVHGIYSTGVPDLDKRQLYLHIESVQELLVSDKVSTLSVFLYETQNTLKLQSWVEERLASLPHSQALEVTPWQQRAFFYTKVKDLYDRIFGIMGAVMSLVVFVALFNTMTMSVTERTREIGTLSALGTYPAEIVAGFVREAALLAGIGTLLGGLLTAFTSIVLMVVDVQMPPPPGRTDGYPLNIYFSPELLSYSALGVMAICILAAFLSARKGVNKPITEALTYV
- a CDS encoding ABC transporter ATP-binding protein produces the protein MLQFQNLAKQYQLGQQRVEALSNVTGEISNGEMVALCGPSGSGKSTLLNILGLLDNEYEGLVTFDGSAYPKEPQQSAQLRRTSMGFVFQRFNLVPVMSAWENVAYPLMLNGYSAKQQQRLAMEMLGKVGLEEFAHHRPDHLSGGQQQRVAIARALVHQPKLVIADEPTASLDSHTAQRVIELMKTLGHELGTTFIVATHDQRMANQCDRTLSLVDGRISEEAMKWAS